One genomic window of uncultured Erythrobacter sp. includes the following:
- a CDS encoding 2Fe-2S iron-sulfur cluster-binding protein: MPKLVVTNREGETSEIEVEDGLTVMEAIRDNGFDELLALCGGCCSCATCHIHVDGGATDKLPAVSEDEDDLLESSDHRTETSRLSCQIPFTAELDGLKVTIAAED; the protein is encoded by the coding sequence ATGCCAAAGCTGGTCGTCACCAATCGCGAAGGCGAGACGAGCGAAATCGAAGTCGAAGATGGCCTGACCGTGATGGAAGCCATCCGCGACAACGGCTTTGACGAACTGCTCGCGCTGTGCGGCGGATGCTGCTCGTGTGCGACGTGCCACATCCATGTCGATGGCGGCGCAACTGACAAGCTTCCGGCGGTCAGCGAAGATGAAGACGATCTGCTCGAAAGCAGCGATCACCGCACCGAAACCTCGCGCCTGTCGTGCCAGATTCCGTTCACCGCTGAGCTTGACGGATTGAAGGTAACTATCGCGGCGGAAGATTAA
- a CDS encoding division/cell wall cluster transcriptional repressor MraZ, which produces MSAFGGYSGQAYSPAGDKGRFVLPPAFRKAVKDSSANNKILCLAAHDRFDCLVGFGLSRTEKLHQQLDREEERAIRLQQDDFDREVRAQQLFGFEQLPFDDSGRFVMPDHLRDLGKIDAGLYFQGAGDFFFVWNPEELGRMDAAWKGAQATCAKLVAEANVKAAQKGSGKKGGAK; this is translated from the coding sequence GTGTCAGCGTTTGGAGGATATAGTGGACAAGCCTATTCGCCCGCCGGCGATAAGGGCCGCTTTGTCCTGCCTCCTGCCTTCCGCAAGGCGGTGAAAGACAGCTCCGCCAACAACAAGATTCTTTGCCTCGCTGCGCATGACCGGTTCGATTGCCTCGTCGGCTTTGGCCTGTCGCGCACCGAGAAACTGCACCAGCAGCTCGACCGCGAAGAAGAGCGCGCGATTCGCCTTCAGCAGGACGATTTCGACCGCGAAGTGCGTGCACAGCAGCTGTTCGGCTTCGAGCAATTGCCGTTCGATGACAGCGGGCGGTTTGTGATGCCTGACCATTTGCGCGATCTCGGCAAGATCGATGCTGGCCTGTATTTTCAAGGCGCAGGCGATTTCTTCTTTGTTTGGAACCCTGAAGAGCTCGGCCGGATGGACGCCGCCTGGAAAGGCGCTCAGGCGACCTGCGCCAAGCTTGTTGCCGAGGCGAACGTCAAAGCCGCCCAAAAGGGATCAGGCAAAAAAGGGGGGGCGAAATGA
- the rsmH gene encoding 16S rRNA (cytosine(1402)-N(4))-methyltransferase RsmH, which translates to MNAPHVPVLLDEVVAAMAPQPGMGIVDATFGAGGYSTALLEAGARVYAFDRDPTAIRDGAALAARFEGQLTLHQVRFAAMADELNALGVQSVDAVVMDIGVSSMQLDQGERGFAFSHDGPLDMRMSQDGESAADFLNSADEAAIADVLYEYGEERQSRRVARAIVAARPLETTSELARIVRKALGHKPHDKKDPATRTFQAVRIHVNDELGELRAGLAAAEALLREGGVLAVVSFHSLEDRIVKRFLKEASGAGRAVSRHLPGEIAGPPPTFAKVSKAIRPSDEEVARNPRARSSILRHAVRTAAPAGKGAA; encoded by the coding sequence ATGAACGCTCCCCACGTTCCTGTCCTGCTTGATGAAGTGGTTGCGGCAATGGCTCCGCAGCCCGGAATGGGCATCGTCGATGCGACCTTCGGAGCTGGCGGTTATTCGACCGCGCTGCTCGAAGCGGGCGCGCGCGTCTATGCCTTCGACCGCGATCCCACAGCGATCCGCGATGGTGCCGCTTTGGCTGCGCGCTTCGAAGGACAGCTAACGCTGCATCAAGTGCGTTTTGCTGCCATGGCCGACGAGTTGAATGCGCTCGGCGTCCAGAGTGTCGATGCTGTTGTCATGGATATCGGTGTCTCGTCGATGCAGCTCGATCAGGGTGAGCGCGGATTTGCGTTCTCGCATGACGGCCCGCTCGACATGCGCATGAGCCAGGACGGCGAGAGCGCGGCGGACTTTCTCAATTCCGCCGACGAAGCCGCGATTGCCGATGTGCTCTACGAATACGGCGAAGAGCGTCAGTCGCGCCGCGTTGCAAGGGCGATTGTGGCTGCGCGCCCGCTTGAGACGACCAGCGAACTCGCTCGGATCGTGCGCAAGGCGCTCGGCCACAAACCGCACGACAAAAAAGATCCTGCGACCCGCACATTCCAGGCGGTGCGCATCCACGTGAACGATGAGCTGGGCGAACTGCGTGCGGGTCTTGCTGCTGCCGAAGCTCTGCTGCGCGAAGGTGGTGTTCTGGCGGTGGTCAGCTTTCACAGCCTCGAGGACCGGATCGTGAAGCGCTTCCTGAAAGAAGCCTCGGGCGCCGGTCGGGCTGTTTCGCGGCATCTGCCCGGTGAAATTGCCGGTCCGCCACCAACGTTTGCCAAGGTCTCAAAGGCCATTCGTCCGAGCGACGAAGAAGTCGCGCGTAACCCGCGCGCGCGGTCATCGATCCTGCGTCACGCAGTTCGCACCGCCGCTCCAGCAGGAAAGGGTGCAGCATGA
- a CDS encoding YadA-like family protein, which translates to MNRLILLSSAATLAVFAFQPTEATATECANDGVAPVTPPDDGGVDPENTACGSGADASGNNSANTAFGADSNASGSGDANTAIGFEADASESLGGTAVGSRSNATGQDAAAFGRDSLATGIDATALGPFAEATGATAIAIGGDSTDAGGAGAQASGDRAIAIGADAAASGEESTSLGARADASNVDTVAVGSDARASGINGAAFGAQANATGINSLALGFDTTASQGDSTAVGRGAEATAEDATAVGALSDATGVKAIAVGLGAQALADNSIAIGTDGNDADATPAIADSLNAIAIGSDTLASGESAVALGRAATATALNSVATGAGANASGARSVAVGRSAAASEADALALGTETAASGVSSVAIGNRASSASGFTIVIGGDQDGNGTGANADGTAGGSVVIGADASARSLNAVIIGRRASHTSDNAVVVGNNAFARGGAAVALGSGANTNGASALAVGTNSNAVGARSIAIGDADTDGQFAVAVGNAAEASDAQAAAFGSNARATGENTLALGSDVLASGTSTIAIGNDAQATRQGSIAIGSTNPNLRDDLEQGARATGALSIALGTQTVASETTAIAIGFSADGLEDGATALGANARAEARESVAIGDIARATAERSIALGQRTRSEGVSSIAIGSDGDDDDTDGQLGALALGTQTTSLGADAFSAGVNTTALGAGTQAIGVQSTAVGAGAGASGVGALAFGAFSQARGNFSTSLGFASFAPALQSTAVGSASQATGENATAIGRQALARANQATAIGNGATADFAASTAVGTGAATNAANQVTLGGTGSSVRIGDLEASTLAQQGPVDVVTVDQNGTLGRQQVATAASVQNVRTSLNALSQVSDAQFGQLETSVLALDGRVSGLEFQLQDVDQRLTGGIAASMALGGQMVVPDSNVSFSLNASTYQGEQGFAGSVSLRAAERIYISAGVAGSTAPDSTGGRVGVAFGF; encoded by the coding sequence ATGAACAGACTCATCCTGCTTTCGAGCGCAGCTACTCTCGCCGTTTTCGCGTTTCAGCCAACCGAAGCAACAGCCACCGAATGCGCCAATGACGGAGTGGCGCCCGTCACTCCGCCAGACGACGGCGGAGTCGATCCTGAAAACACCGCGTGCGGTAGCGGCGCGGATGCATCAGGGAACAACTCGGCCAACACAGCCTTTGGCGCTGATTCGAACGCCAGCGGCAGTGGCGATGCCAACACGGCCATCGGATTTGAAGCCGATGCAAGCGAGTCGTTGGGCGGTACAGCCGTTGGCAGCCGCTCCAATGCAACCGGCCAAGATGCAGCCGCATTCGGCAGGGATAGCCTGGCTACCGGCATCGACGCGACGGCTCTCGGCCCGTTTGCAGAGGCTACTGGAGCCACTGCCATCGCAATTGGCGGCGACAGCACAGACGCTGGAGGAGCTGGCGCACAGGCCTCCGGCGACCGCGCCATCGCGATCGGCGCGGATGCTGCTGCGAGCGGAGAAGAATCGACCAGCCTGGGCGCACGGGCAGACGCTTCGAACGTGGACACTGTCGCAGTCGGCTCCGATGCTCGCGCAAGCGGGATCAATGGAGCAGCCTTCGGTGCACAGGCCAACGCGACCGGCATCAACTCGCTCGCGCTGGGATTTGACACCACCGCCAGCCAAGGCGACTCCACTGCGGTAGGCCGCGGTGCAGAGGCAACCGCCGAAGACGCAACCGCTGTCGGCGCCTTGAGCGACGCGACCGGAGTTAAAGCTATCGCTGTCGGTCTTGGTGCGCAGGCACTGGCCGATAACTCCATTGCTATCGGTACAGACGGCAATGACGCCGATGCCACTCCGGCTATCGCGGACAGTCTCAACGCTATCGCTATCGGCAGCGATACTCTGGCTTCGGGCGAATCCGCCGTCGCGCTGGGCCGCGCTGCTACGGCCACGGCCTTGAATTCTGTCGCAACCGGAGCCGGTGCGAACGCCAGCGGTGCACGGTCGGTTGCGGTTGGGAGAAGCGCAGCAGCTTCCGAAGCAGACGCGCTCGCCCTTGGCACCGAAACGGCCGCCAGCGGTGTCTCGTCGGTCGCAATCGGCAACAGAGCAAGTTCCGCGTCCGGTTTCACCATCGTTATTGGCGGAGACCAGGACGGCAATGGAACCGGAGCCAATGCAGACGGCACTGCCGGCGGCTCGGTCGTCATCGGTGCTGACGCTTCGGCAAGAAGCCTCAACGCCGTGATCATCGGTCGCCGTGCGAGCCACACTTCGGATAATGCTGTGGTCGTTGGCAACAACGCCTTTGCTCGCGGCGGTGCAGCGGTTGCGCTTGGCAGCGGAGCGAACACCAATGGCGCTTCGGCCTTGGCTGTCGGGACAAATTCCAACGCCGTTGGAGCACGAAGCATCGCCATCGGAGACGCTGATACGGATGGACAATTCGCCGTCGCGGTCGGTAACGCGGCGGAAGCCAGCGATGCACAGGCAGCCGCGTTTGGGTCGAACGCACGGGCGACGGGTGAAAACACGCTCGCACTCGGTTCCGATGTGCTCGCGTCGGGGACATCGACAATTGCTATCGGCAATGATGCGCAGGCAACGCGGCAGGGGTCGATTGCTATCGGATCGACCAACCCGAACTTGCGCGACGATCTGGAACAGGGCGCGCGGGCGACTGGTGCGCTTTCGATTGCACTCGGTACGCAGACCGTTGCGTCTGAGACCACCGCCATCGCCATCGGTTTTTCAGCGGACGGGCTTGAGGACGGCGCCACTGCGCTCGGCGCTAATGCACGAGCCGAGGCGCGCGAATCGGTGGCCATTGGTGACATTGCGCGCGCCACCGCTGAAAGATCTATCGCGCTGGGCCAGCGGACACGATCGGAGGGGGTGTCTTCAATCGCTATCGGCAGTGACGGTGACGATGACGATACCGATGGTCAACTGGGTGCGCTGGCACTTGGCACCCAAACGACTTCGCTGGGAGCCGATGCATTTTCGGCTGGAGTGAACACCACGGCTTTGGGCGCAGGCACTCAAGCGATTGGCGTTCAGTCGACTGCAGTTGGAGCAGGCGCTGGTGCTAGCGGTGTCGGGGCCCTCGCGTTTGGTGCATTCAGCCAGGCCCGCGGCAATTTCTCTACCTCGCTGGGCTTTGCGAGCTTCGCTCCGGCGCTGCAATCGACAGCCGTCGGCAGTGCGTCGCAGGCAACCGGCGAAAACGCCACAGCAATCGGTCGCCAGGCCCTGGCTCGCGCCAACCAGGCCACAGCTATCGGCAACGGCGCAACGGCAGACTTCGCTGCTTCGACTGCTGTCGGCACCGGCGCGGCGACCAATGCTGCCAATCAGGTGACGCTGGGCGGGACTGGCAGCTCGGTGAGGATCGGTGATCTCGAAGCCTCGACACTTGCCCAGCAAGGTCCGGTAGACGTGGTTACGGTCGATCAGAACGGCACGCTCGGCCGCCAGCAGGTCGCAACCGCCGCCTCGGTCCAGAACGTTCGCACCTCGCTGAATGCTCTGTCGCAGGTGTCGGACGCGCAGTTCGGCCAGCTCGAAACCAGCGTTCTCGCGCTTGATGGTCGTGTCTCCGGCCTCGAATTCCAGCTGCAGGACGTCGATCAGCGCCTGACCGGCGGCATAGCAGCCTCGATGGCGCTCGGCGGTCAGATGGTGGTTCCAGACAGCAATGTCAGCTTCAGCCTCAACGCCTCGACCTATCAGGGCGAACAGGGTTTTGCCGGATCGGTTTCGCTGCGCGCAGCCGAACGCATCTACATCTCCGCTGGCGTTGCCGGATCAACCGCTCCCGACAGCACAGGTGGACGTGTCGGCGTGGCCTTCGGGTTCTAA
- a CDS encoding SDR family oxidoreductase — translation MTANDTRRSIFITGGASGIGRAVATHFGDRGWFVGVADVNADGMQDTLGLIGGGFKYLHKLDVRDRDAWDVALEAFATAAGGRIDVMVNNAGIGTGGPLHELDKEEIDRCLDINLRGVLYGAQAVYPYLQKSAPDSSLVNIASAAGITGGSGMSVYSATKFAVRGIAESLDAEWADDGIKCCSICPSFIETPLLDGTGNRRSNEAVRDRVKAAGLEITPVEEVAQTVWDAVHGDELHYLVGKTARQLNFAKRWMPGRVRKQQRAGAALLGK, via the coding sequence ATGACCGCCAACGATACACGCCGTTCCATATTCATAACCGGCGGAGCATCCGGTATCGGCCGAGCGGTCGCGACCCATTTCGGCGATCGCGGCTGGTTCGTGGGTGTTGCCGACGTCAACGCGGACGGGATGCAGGACACGCTCGGGCTGATCGGCGGCGGCTTCAAATACTTGCACAAGCTGGACGTGCGCGACCGGGACGCCTGGGACGTAGCGCTCGAGGCGTTCGCTACTGCAGCCGGCGGCCGGATCGATGTGATGGTCAACAATGCCGGAATCGGCACTGGCGGCCCGTTGCATGAACTAGACAAGGAAGAGATCGACCGCTGCCTCGATATCAATCTGCGCGGCGTTCTTTACGGCGCTCAGGCGGTCTACCCCTACCTTCAAAAGAGCGCCCCGGATTCCAGCCTCGTCAACATCGCGAGCGCCGCCGGAATAACGGGCGGCAGTGGGATGAGTGTTTACAGCGCGACCAAGTTCGCGGTGCGTGGGATCGCCGAAAGCCTTGATGCGGAATGGGCCGACGACGGGATCAAGTGCTGCTCCATCTGCCCCAGCTTCATCGAAACGCCGTTGCTCGACGGAACCGGCAACCGCCGGTCAAACGAGGCTGTTCGCGATCGTGTGAAAGCCGCCGGGCTTGAAATCACTCCCGTGGAGGAGGTCGCGCAAACCGTGTGGGACGCAGTTCACGGTGACGAACTGCACTATCTCGTCGGCAAGACCGCCAGGCAGCTCAACTTCGCCAAACGCTGGATGCCCGGCCGCGTGCGAAAGCAACAACGCGCTGGAGCTGCGTTGTTAGGGAAGTAG
- a CDS encoding alpha/beta hydrolase codes for MTLEIRTIGSLGVIADGNEVAMPTSRKTRALLAFLILSPGTHSRQSLCDLLWDTPDDPLAALRWSLSKLRPVVNQDETERLGSDRTGVWFEADDAASDHDRLSRAANDPDCSEAEAYAVWQACSGVLLEDCEMPNQHKYSIWLESARSNLERAKVRLARRFATELAIAADIRDYWSKRWIEIAPFSPEAALCAFRNRHCATGAQDAQALASELKARFLEAGIDPPEFKIEDSDAAGNTAELLPEQEIRFLETRDGVGIAWASIGDPANPPLIKAANWLNHLELDWGAPIWSPLFRDLSRTHQVIRYDERGCGLSDWDGCEIGFDEFVEDLERVVDASGLDRFPLLGISQGAAVSIEYAARHPDRVSKLILFGAYDCGWVHTATPDEVREREAVMVLTETGWGSDNPAYRHLFSQTFMPDALPEELDWFDEFQRQTTNAVNAVRFLKAFSTIDVRDRLAQVQCPTLVVHSRGDLRIPFATGRSIAARIPNARLAGLHSNNHLLLGREPASAHFVDLVREFLASPE; via the coding sequence GTGACACTTGAAATACGCACCATTGGCAGTTTGGGCGTCATCGCCGACGGCAATGAGGTCGCTATGCCGACCTCGCGCAAAACCCGCGCGCTGCTTGCCTTTCTGATCCTTTCGCCCGGCACGCATTCGCGCCAGTCCTTGTGCGACTTGTTGTGGGACACTCCTGACGATCCTCTCGCTGCCCTGCGCTGGTCGCTTTCCAAGCTGCGCCCAGTCGTGAATCAAGATGAAACCGAACGGCTCGGATCGGATCGCACAGGGGTCTGGTTTGAGGCCGACGACGCGGCAAGCGACCATGATCGCCTATCGCGTGCAGCCAACGATCCGGATTGCAGCGAGGCAGAGGCCTATGCAGTTTGGCAGGCGTGCAGCGGTGTGCTGCTTGAAGACTGCGAGATGCCCAACCAGCACAAATATTCAATCTGGCTGGAAAGCGCCCGCAGCAATCTGGAACGCGCAAAGGTTCGCCTAGCCCGCCGCTTCGCAACCGAGCTGGCGATTGCTGCGGACATTCGGGACTATTGGTCGAAACGCTGGATTGAGATTGCACCGTTTTCGCCCGAAGCGGCATTGTGTGCGTTCCGAAACCGCCACTGCGCAACTGGCGCGCAGGATGCGCAGGCGCTCGCCAGCGAACTCAAAGCCAGATTTCTTGAAGCCGGTATCGATCCGCCGGAATTCAAGATCGAAGATAGCGATGCAGCCGGAAATACCGCCGAACTCCTGCCCGAACAGGAAATACGCTTTCTCGAAACGAGAGACGGCGTTGGCATTGCGTGGGCAAGCATCGGCGACCCAGCCAACCCGCCCCTCATCAAGGCCGCGAATTGGCTCAATCACCTGGAGCTTGATTGGGGCGCACCGATCTGGAGCCCGCTGTTCCGCGACCTGTCGCGCACACACCAAGTGATCCGCTATGACGAGCGCGGCTGCGGCCTTTCAGACTGGGATGGGTGTGAAATCGGCTTTGACGAATTTGTCGAGGATCTGGAACGTGTCGTCGATGCAAGCGGGCTTGATCGCTTTCCGCTTCTAGGGATCAGTCAGGGCGCAGCGGTTTCCATCGAATATGCCGCGCGTCATCCCGACCGTGTTTCCAAGCTAATCCTGTTCGGGGCCTATGATTGCGGTTGGGTGCATACTGCGACTCCCGACGAAGTGCGTGAGCGCGAGGCGGTAATGGTCCTGACCGAGACCGGTTGGGGCAGCGACAACCCAGCCTATCGCCATCTGTTCTCCCAAACATTCATGCCCGACGCCCTGCCGGAAGAACTCGATTGGTTCGACGAATTCCAGCGCCAGACGACCAATGCGGTCAACGCGGTGCGGTTCTTGAAAGCGTTCTCAACCATCGACGTGCGCGACCGGCTCGCACAGGTGCAATGCCCAACGCTGGTGGTTCACAGTCGCGGCGATCTGCGGATCCCGTTCGCCACCGGCCGCTCGATTGCCGCGCGGATTCCCAATGCCCGCTTGGCGGGGCTGCACAGCAACAATCATTTGCTGTTGGGCCGAGAGCCAGCATCGGCGCATTTTGTCGATCTGGTCCGGGAATTCCTCGCCAGTCCGGAATGA
- a CDS encoding S9 family peptidase, with product MTAIDAFPLIPRDHLFGNPTRSQGKISPDGKWLSWLAPEGGVMNVWLAPRDDQSAAKVITHSEDRPIPQYLWAPDGKSILYIQDKGGDENYLLYRVDIETLAETTLTPFENTRVDVVGSSVAIKDKILIGLNNRDPQFHDVHLLDLNTGDLTLVLENDSYAGFMADDTLTLRMAMRQNEAGGTDYFRITDNVVEDEPFETTAMEDALTTSPAGYTTDGSVLYWLDSRDRNTAALFAQDTQTGERTLIAEDDKADIGGTIRNRQTGVVEAYSVNYLKSEWTALEPDLKASLDWLGEQLEGEYGISSRTDDNQTWIVWNDPLTASTATYIYDRKAETLTPFYKTRPELEGAPLQPMHPVEIESRDGLTLPSYLTLPAGSDREASGRSDAPVPMVLMVHGGPWARDSYGFSSIHQMLANRGYAVLSVNFRGSTGFGKDFLNAANKQWGLAMHDDLIDAVEWAIAEGIADKDKVAIMGGSYGGYATLAGLTFTPDTFACGVDIVGPSNLETLLSTIPPYWAPMVKIFHERMGNPDTEEGLALLKAASPLYKADKIVKPLLIAQGANDPRVKQAESDQIVGAMKEAGIPVTYVLYPDEGHGFAKPSNNIAFFAIAENFLAECIGGRAEPLGDVLEPSTAEIVEGASHVQGLAA from the coding sequence ATGACCGCCATCGACGCATTTCCGCTCATTCCGCGCGACCACCTGTTCGGCAACCCGACACGCTCGCAGGGGAAGATCAGCCCCGATGGCAAATGGCTAAGCTGGCTCGCACCAGAGGGTGGCGTAATGAATGTCTGGCTCGCCCCGCGCGATGATCAGTCGGCGGCCAAGGTCATCACCCATTCCGAAGACCGCCCGATCCCGCAATACCTCTGGGCACCCGATGGCAAGAGCATCCTGTATATTCAGGACAAAGGCGGTGATGAGAATTACCTACTCTACCGGGTCGACATCGAAACGCTGGCGGAAACGACGCTGACGCCGTTCGAGAACACACGGGTGGACGTGGTCGGCAGCTCGGTCGCGATCAAGGACAAGATCCTGATTGGCCTGAACAACCGCGACCCACAATTCCATGACGTCCATTTGCTGGACCTCAACACTGGCGATCTCACGCTGGTTCTTGAAAACGACAGTTATGCCGGGTTCATGGCCGACGACACGCTGACCTTGCGCATGGCGATGCGGCAGAACGAAGCGGGAGGTACGGACTATTTCCGCATCACCGACAATGTGGTCGAGGACGAGCCCTTCGAAACTACAGCGATGGAAGATGCGCTGACCACAAGCCCGGCAGGATACACGACGGACGGGTCGGTGCTCTACTGGCTCGACAGCCGTGACCGCAACACGGCAGCATTGTTCGCGCAGGACACCCAAACCGGCGAGCGAACTCTGATCGCCGAGGACGACAAAGCCGATATCGGCGGCACGATCCGCAATCGCCAAACCGGTGTGGTCGAGGCCTATTCGGTCAATTACCTCAAGAGCGAATGGACCGCGCTGGAGCCCGATCTGAAAGCTTCGCTCGATTGGCTGGGCGAGCAGCTTGAGGGCGAATATGGCATCTCTTCGCGGACCGACGACAACCAGACCTGGATTGTCTGGAACGACCCGCTCACCGCCTCGACCGCGACCTATATCTACGATCGCAAGGCGGAAACGCTCACGCCTTTCTACAAGACCCGGCCAGAGCTTGAGGGCGCGCCGCTACAACCGATGCACCCGGTCGAAATCGAGAGCCGTGACGGGCTTACCCTGCCCTCTTACCTTACGCTGCCGGCTGGGAGCGACCGAGAGGCATCCGGTCGCTCCGATGCGCCAGTGCCAATGGTTCTGATGGTCCATGGCGGACCTTGGGCGCGCGACTCTTATGGCTTCAGTTCGATCCACCAGATGCTTGCCAATCGCGGCTATGCGGTTCTGAGTGTGAACTTCCGCGGCTCGACCGGGTTTGGGAAAGACTTCCTGAACGCTGCCAACAAGCAGTGGGGCCTCGCAATGCACGACGATCTGATCGATGCCGTCGAGTGGGCCATCGCTGAAGGCATCGCCGACAAGGACAAGGTTGCGATCATGGGCGGGTCCTATGGCGGGTATGCCACGCTCGCGGGCCTTACATTCACGCCAGATACCTTCGCATGCGGCGTCGACATTGTCGGCCCGTCCAACCTCGAAACGCTGCTCTCGACCATTCCGCCTTATTGGGCACCGATGGTGAAAATCTTCCACGAGCGCATGGGCAATCCCGACACCGAAGAAGGCCTCGCGTTGCTCAAAGCCGCCAGCCCGCTCTACAAGGCGGACAAGATCGTCAAGCCGCTGCTGATCGCGCAAGGAGCGAACGATCCGCGCGTGAAGCAGGCGGAAAGCGATCAGATCGTCGGCGCGATGAAGGAAGCGGGCATCCCGGTGACCTATGTGCTCTACCCTGACGAAGGCCACGGCTTTGCCAAGCCGTCGAACAACATCGCTTTCTTCGCCATCGCAGAGAACTTCCTCGCCGAATGTATCGGCGGCCGGGCCGAACCGCTGGGTGACGTGCTCGAACCGTCGACGGCCGAAATTGTCGAAGGTGCGAGCCATGTTCAGGGGCTTGCCGCATAG
- a CDS encoding DNA-3-methyladenine glycosylase 2 family protein, with product MGLTAQQIKDGMDAVASEDAKVAAELERIGYPEPRLRDRGYKTLLRTIVGQQVSVAAAASMWNKLEAELGEDFTPGCLLKRDFDTLRACGLSRQKQGYARSLCELIDAGDLDFEALPADDEEAIEELTRIKGIGRWSAEIYLLFAEGRADMWPAGDLAVQEGVKRLLELEERPKEKELREIGERWRPHRGPIAIFTWHFYANPAL from the coding sequence GTGGGGCTTACCGCGCAGCAGATCAAGGATGGGATGGACGCAGTTGCGAGCGAGGACGCAAAGGTTGCGGCGGAGCTTGAACGAATTGGCTACCCCGAACCGCGCCTGCGGGATCGCGGCTATAAGACGTTGCTGCGCACTATCGTCGGCCAGCAAGTCTCGGTCGCGGCTGCGGCTTCGATGTGGAACAAGCTGGAAGCCGAATTGGGCGAGGATTTCACACCCGGCTGCTTGCTCAAACGCGATTTCGACACACTCCGCGCATGCGGGCTGTCTCGCCAGAAACAGGGTTACGCTCGGTCGCTTTGCGAACTTATCGATGCAGGCGATTTGGACTTCGAGGCCCTGCCCGCAGACGACGAAGAAGCGATCGAAGAGCTGACGCGGATCAAAGGCATCGGACGTTGGTCAGCGGAAATTTACCTGCTGTTCGCCGAAGGCCGGGCCGATATGTGGCCCGCAGGCGATCTGGCGGTGCAGGAAGGCGTGAAGCGCTTACTGGAACTCGAAGAACGCCCGAAGGAAAAAGAGCTAAGAGAAATCGGTGAACGCTGGAGACCGCATCGCGGCCCGATCGCGATCTTTACTTGGCATTTCTACGCCAATCCGGCGCTCTGA
- a CDS encoding cysteine synthase A, producing the protein MNITQPIGDTLALIGNTPIVRLAGPSEAAGCDIWGKCEFANPGSSVKDRAALFMIRDAEERGELKPGGTVIEGTAGNTGIGIALVANALGYRTIIVMPDNQSKEKMDTLRALGAELVLVPPTKYADPCHFQHTSRRMADETEGAIWAGQFDNTANRRAHIDGTAKELWEQLGGKIDGFTCAAGTGGTIAGVGMGLKEKNPDVRIALTDPHGAALYNYYAHGELKGEGSSVAEGIGQGRITANLEGAPIDTQFRISDEEGLEWVEKLLRDEGLCLGLSSGINVAGAIALGKQLVADGRENPQVATILCDTGFRYLSTLFNAEWLASKNLPVFDWLAQA; encoded by the coding sequence ATGAACATCACTCAACCTATCGGCGATACGCTCGCCCTGATTGGCAACACTCCGATTGTCCGGCTCGCCGGTCCGAGCGAGGCGGCGGGCTGTGACATTTGGGGCAAGTGCGAATTTGCCAATCCCGGTTCCAGCGTGAAGGACCGCGCGGCGCTTTTCATGATCCGCGATGCGGAAGAGCGCGGCGAGTTAAAGCCCGGGGGGACTGTGATCGAAGGCACTGCGGGGAACACCGGGATCGGTATCGCGCTGGTCGCCAACGCGCTCGGCTACAGGACGATCATCGTCATGCCGGACAATCAGTCCAAGGAAAAGATGGACACGCTTCGCGCTTTGGGCGCGGAACTGGTCCTTGTTCCGCCGACCAAATATGCCGATCCGTGCCACTTCCAGCACACTTCGCGCCGCATGGCCGACGAGACCGAAGGCGCGATCTGGGCGGGGCAATTCGACAACACCGCCAATCGCCGCGCGCATATCGATGGCACTGCAAAAGAGCTGTGGGAGCAGCTGGGCGGCAAGATCGATGGTTTCACATGCGCGGCAGGGACTGGCGGCACGATTGCCGGGGTTGGCATGGGCCTGAAAGAAAAAAACCCCGATGTCCGCATAGCTTTGACCGATCCGCACGGCGCGGCGCTCTACAATTACTACGCACATGGCGAACTGAAAGGCGAAGGCTCCTCGGTCGCCGAAGGCATTGGGCAGGGGCGAATAACCGCAAACCTCGAAGGCGCTCCGATCGACACCCAGTTCCGCATTTCCGATGAGGAAGGGCTGGAGTGGGTAGAGAAGCTGCTGCGCGATGAAGGCCTGTGCCTTGGCCTTTCCAGCGGCATTAACGTCGCGGGGGCGATTGCGCTGGGCAAGCAATTGGTCGCGGACGGCCGTGAAAACCCCCAGGTCGCGACGATCTTGTGCGACACCGGCTTTCGTTATCTTTCGACGCTCTTCAACGCTGAATGGCTCGCGTCGAAGAACCTGCCGGTCTTCGACTGGCTGGCGCAGGCGTAA